The following proteins come from a genomic window of Streptomyces sp. NBC_01716:
- a CDS encoding DUF397 domain-containing protein, whose amino-acid sequence MSTTELTWFKSSYSSDGGDNCLEVAWSKSSYSSGDGDNCVEVAAQPDAVLVRDSKDPRIGRLTLAPTAWAAFTAHIATR is encoded by the coding sequence ATGAGCACCACTGAACTGACCTGGTTCAAGAGCAGCTACAGCAGCGACGGCGGTGACAACTGCCTTGAAGTCGCCTGGTCGAAGAGCAGCTACAGCAGCGGCGACGGCGACAACTGCGTCGAGGTCGCCGCTCAGCCCGACGCCGTCCTCGTGCGGGACTCCAAGGACCCCCGCATCGGCCGGCTCACCCTTGCCCCCACCGCCTGGGCCGCGTTCACCGCCCACATCGCCACGCGCTGA